One Pseudomonas sp. C27(2019) DNA window includes the following coding sequences:
- the fabG gene encoding 3-oxoacyl-ACP reductase FabG, protein MSLQGKVALVTGASRGIGQAIALQLGAQGATVIGTATSEKGAQSISQALQDNGIQGAGMVLDVCSAESVAATLERIQTEFGAPLILVNNAGITRDNLMLRMKDDEWFDVIDTNLHSLYRMSKAVLRGMTKARWGRIISIGSVVGAMGNAGQVNYAAAKAGLEGFGRALAREVGSRSITVNAVAPGFIDTDMTRELPEAQREALLTQIPLGRLGQAQEIANVVSFLASEQASYVTGTTIPVNGGMYMS, encoded by the coding sequence ATGAGCTTACAAGGTAAAGTGGCTTTGGTCACCGGCGCCAGCCGCGGTATTGGTCAAGCCATTGCCCTGCAGTTAGGTGCTCAAGGTGCCACTGTTATTGGCACGGCAACCTCTGAGAAAGGTGCGCAAAGTATCAGTCAAGCGTTGCAAGATAACGGCATTCAAGGCGCAGGTATGGTGCTTGATGTTTGCAGTGCTGAGTCTGTTGCTGCCACGTTAGAGCGCATTCAGACTGAGTTTGGTGCACCACTGATTCTGGTCAATAATGCCGGTATCACACGCGACAACCTGATGTTGCGCATGAAAGACGATGAGTGGTTCGATGTCATTGATACCAATTTACACAGCTTATATCGTATGTCTAAAGCGGTTTTACGCGGTATGACTAAAGCACGCTGGGGCCGCATTATTAGTATCGGCTCAGTGGTAGGTGCAATGGGTAACGCAGGTCAAGTAAACTACGCAGCAGCAAAAGCAGGTTTGGAAGGTTTCGGTCGTGCTTTAGCGCGTGAAGTGGGCTCGCGCTCGATCACTGTGAATGCAGTAGCACCTGGGTTTATTGATACTGATATGACCCGTGAGCTGCCAGAAGCACAGCGCGAAGCCTTGCTGACACAAATTCCATTAGGTCGCTTGGGACAAGCGCAAGAGATCGCTAATGTAGTAAGTTTTCTTGCGTCTGAGCAGGCGTCTTATGTCACTGGAACAACGATTCCAGTGAATGGCGGTATGTATATGAGTTAA
- the acpP gene encoding acyl carrier protein: protein MSTIEERVKKIVAEQLGAKAEDVTNSASFVDDLGADSLDTVELVMALEEEFETEIPDEKAEKITTVQEAIDYINAHAQ, encoded by the coding sequence ATGAGCACTATTGAAGAACGCGTTAAAAAAATCGTTGCTGAGCAATTAGGTGCCAAAGCAGAAGACGTGACTAACAGCGCATCTTTTGTTGATGATTTAGGCGCGGATTCATTGGATACAGTTGAGTTGGTAATGGCTCTTGAAGAAGAGTTTGAGACTGAAATTCCTGATGAAAAAGCTGAGAAAATCACCACTGTTCAAGAAGCAATCGACTACATCAACGCCCACGCGCAGTAA